The stretch of DNA GGTGCGGCGCATCAATCGCGACGATTTTCCGCGGAGTTATTCCACACCGATTATCTGGGAGCAAAACGGCAAACCGCAAATTGTAGTCAGCGGTACGCTGCGCATCGTGGGCTACGATTTGGAAACCGGAGAGGAAATCTGGACAGTGCGAGAACTGGCGCGAATTTCCAACACCACGCCGGTGATTGGTTCTGATGGTGTTCTGTATCTCGCAGTCTGGTCGCCCGGTGCGGATTCGGAGAACCGTATTCAAGCCGAACCGTTCGACGAGTTGATTGAGACGCTCGACAAAAACAAGAACGGTGCGTTGGAGTTAGTCGAAATCCCCGAAGGAGCGCTGCAGCGTCGCTTTGGACAAATCGACCGCAACAAGAGCGGCGAAATTACGCGAATGGAATACGAGTTCATGCGCAACGTCTTCCACTCAGCCGAGAACGCCATTGCCGCAATCCGTCCGGGCGGAACTGGGGACATCACGGACACGCACGTCCTCTGGAAAGAACGCAAGACATTGCCCTACGTCCCCTCGCCGCTGTTTCACGACGGGCATGTGTATACGGTCAAAAAAGGAGGCATCTTCACCAGCCGCGATGCTTCGACCGGGCAGGTCGTTAAAACAGGCCGACTGCCTGCAACGGGTGCCTACTACAGTTCGCCGGTTTACGGTGACGGCAAATTCTATCTACTCAACCAACATGGCCGCTTGTCGGTCATGACTGCCCAGCCAAAGTGGAAGAAACTGAGCACGGCCGATTTCGGCGAAGACACCTACGCCACCCCCGCCTTGGTCGACGGAAAAATCTACCTCCGCACCGCCGGCCACCTGTATAGTTTCGGACTCGAATAGCCGAACACCATCGAATACGCCGCGCATCCATCTCCCCCTCTCCCTCTGGGAGAGGGCCGGGGTGAGGGTTTTCGCTCGGGCCAGCGATTATCCTCGCTAACAAACCTTCCATCCACGTCTGCACACCAGTAATTCCCTGTAAGGCAAACTGCTTTGCTGCGCCGGGTTTGAATAGGGTAATCATTCATCCTAGGCGAGAAAGGTGCGTCGCGAGGCAGCCCACGACCGCTTACGGGCGTTGTCTGGGCGGGGGGAGTTCGTGGTAGCCGCGGCGTGCCGGGCGCGGTGCTTGCAGGCGATTGGGATTGGGCACGCTGGTCGGCCCGCCGCCGTTGATGTTGAGTGGTAACGGGAACGTTTTCGATTTGGCGACCGGGCCTTGCGGATCGAGATCCTCGGTCGACTCGTTGTAATACGGGGATTTCAATCGCGGATCCGCGGCGGTGAGCGCCGTGACGAGGCCATCGGCATGAGTACTCCAGGCGGTCTTGCCGTCCAAGCGTCGATCGATGGACACCACAATGACCGGCAACTTGCGATCGTTTCCGGCGAACTGTTCTAAGGAGCCTGAAATCTCTGCTTGTCGATTCGAGACCCGATAGCCATTCTGCACGGCCACCTTGCGGGCGAGTTGCCGCGCCGGGCCGGCGTAATCGATGCTCCCTTTGGCGTTCGTGTTTTGTATGACAATAATCCGATCCGGTTTGAAGTCGTCGATCATGCGGATCAACACCCGCGTTTCGATTTCACTGGCGGCATTGGGGCCCGCTTTCCCATCAGCGGTCGTTCGCCAATTGTCCGACGGAAAATTACGCGTCAGATCGATTCCCCGACCGTTGTAGGGTGAGCCCAGTGCAACGCCGTCCGGATTAGGATTACGGACAAACAAAGCGGTGCAGGCGTTTTGCAGAGTTGCTTGATTGCTCATGGTTTGGGCGAACTGTTCGATCACACTGATGCTCGAAGCATCCTGGCCGTTTAAGCCAGCCAGCACCATCACCCGCGATCGACCGATGCCGATTTGCACGGTCTGAATGGGCCGACGTTGTGTGCTTTGGTAGTGCGATTCCCACAAGGTACGATGCTCGACCTTTTGGCGAATCGTATTTTTGATGCTCGGTCCGGGCCGTTCCGGTCGACCCCAGGGGTCAGTGCGCACGTTTCGCACAGGCAATTTGCGACGCCGCGCTTCGGGACCGGGGTCAGGCTCGGGAGAGAGCAACTGCGGCCCCCCGGAATTCGACGTTCCTGGTGCTTCGAGAATTGGCGCTGACGAGGACGGAGGAAAATCGGATTGCTGTTGCGGAATCGGCGTCAGGTTTTGAGGAGAGCCGCCGTAGTAATCTGTTTGGGTATTTCGAGCGGTGCACCCGGCGATTAAAAACAAGCAAGCGCATATCGTACGTGAT from Symmachiella dynata encodes:
- a CDS encoding M14 family zinc carboxypeptidase — translated: MDTYKSRTICACLFLIAGCTARNTQTDYYGGSPQNLTPIPQQQSDFPPSSSAPILEAPGTSNSGGPQLLSPEPDPGPEARRRKLPVRNVRTDPWGRPERPGPSIKNTIRQKVEHRTLWESHYQSTQRRPIQTVQIGIGRSRVMVLAGLNGQDASSISVIEQFAQTMSNQATLQNACTALFVRNPNPDGVALGSPYNGRGIDLTRNFPSDNWRTTADGKAGPNAASEIETRVLIRMIDDFKPDRIIVIQNTNAKGSIDYAGPARQLARKVAVQNGYRVSNRQAEISGSLEQFAGNDRKLPVIVVSIDRRLDGKTAWSTHADGLVTALTAADPRLKSPYYNESTEDLDPQGPVAKSKTFPLPLNINGGGPTSVPNPNRLQAPRPARRGYHELPPPRQRP
- a CDS encoding PQQ-binding-like beta-propeller repeat protein, encoding MRFLVLTPILLSFCVAVASADTWLQFRGPNGAGRMPSAARLPEEIGPEKNVLWKTPLPPGHSSPVVTDDRIFVSGVRDGQLVTIGLDRQTGKQLWERVAPHDALEKIHAIGSHAQSSPASDGEIVVSFFGSAGLFAYDKDGKPLWHKPLGPFSNTFGAGSSPILYGDYVILNQDHDIDSALMIFNKTNGELVRRINRDDFPRSYSTPIIWEQNGKPQIVVSGTLRIVGYDLETGEEIWTVRELARISNTTPVIGSDGVLYLAVWSPGADSENRIQAEPFDELIETLDKNKNGALELVEIPEGALQRRFGQIDRNKSGEITRMEYEFMRNVFHSAENAIAAIRPGGTGDITDTHVLWKERKTLPYVPSPLFHDGHVYTVKKGGIFTSRDASTGQVVKTGRLPATGAYYSSPVYGDGKFYLLNQHGRLSVMTAQPKWKKLSTADFGEDTYATPALVDGKIYLRTAGHLYSFGLE